A single region of the Desulforegulaceae bacterium genome encodes:
- a CDS encoding AI-2E family transporter, producing MLDFSLQHYFLFGLICLIVFSVYTMLKPYINSIILGTLLSFLFMPLHTKFLKLTKGKKNLSAFLSSISLAFLVLIPAVIILTSIIFQGINSFDAIYKWFAAGNFSKYIEDFESKLTYIKEYFPVVNRMLPDTALGNTDVEKQILNFFSNLLRWLMGQGRQIAGSVLSIGISFFMMMVVFFIMIRDQEKILAGFFHIIPLKQSHEQRIIEKTRLLFKTVILGNILTSLVQGIAGGIGFAIVGFPALFWGAAIALASLIPIVGTGLIWVPACILLFITGKTGLGIFIVLWFVLIVGLSDNVLRPVFMKSDGGMGPVMIFFSILGGIHVWGLLGLVYGPMVFGFGFILLYIYEIEFYDYLKYQDEN from the coding sequence TTGTTAGATTTTTCTTTACAGCATTATTTTTTATTCGGCCTTATATGTCTTATAGTTTTTTCAGTTTATACAATGTTAAAACCTTATATTAATTCAATAATTTTAGGAACCTTGCTTTCATTTCTTTTTATGCCTTTGCATACTAAATTTTTGAAGTTAACTAAAGGGAAAAAAAACTTGTCTGCATTTTTATCAAGTATTTCCCTTGCGTTTTTGGTTTTGATTCCTGCAGTAATTATTCTTACAAGTATAATTTTTCAGGGAATAAATTCTTTTGATGCAATTTATAAATGGTTTGCAGCAGGAAATTTTTCAAAATACATAGAAGATTTTGAAAGTAAACTCACATATATTAAAGAATATTTTCCAGTTGTTAATAGAATGCTTCCAGATACTGCCCTTGGTAATACAGATGTTGAAAAACAGATTCTTAATTTTTTCTCAAATCTTTTAAGATGGCTTATGGGACAGGGAAGACAGATCGCAGGAAGTGTTTTAAGTATAGGGATAAGCTTTTTTATGATGATGGTTGTGTTTTTTATAATGATAAGAGATCAGGAAAAAATACTTGCAGGCTTTTTTCATATAATTCCCCTTAAACAATCCCATGAGCAAAGAATTATTGAAAAAACAAGGCTGCTTTTTAAAACAGTGATTTTAGGTAATATCTTAACTTCTCTTGTCCAGGGAATTGCCGGAGGAATTGGATTTGCAATTGTTGGATTTCCTGCATTGTTTTGGGGTGCTGCAATAGCTCTTGCTTCTTTAATTCCAATTGTAGGTACAGGTCTTATCTGGGTTCCTGCCTGTATCTTGCTTTTTATCACAGGCAAAACAGGACTTGGGATCTTTATTGTTCTGTGGTTTGTTTTAATTGTTGGTTTGTCCGACAATGTATTAAGACCGGTTTTTATGAAAAGTGACGGAGGAATGGGGCCTGTAATGATATTTTTTTCAATTCTTGGAGGAATCCATGTTTGGGGGCTTTTAGGACTTGTTTATGGACCCATGGTTTTTGGGTTTGGGTTTATCCTTCTTTATATTTATGAAATAGAATTTTATGATTATCTCAAATATCAGGATGAAAATTAA
- a CDS encoding MarR family EPS-associated transcriptional regulator, producing MSKLNQKSNIDNQIRLKLLNLLKSNPEMSQREMMKEMKVSLGKINYCISNLTEKGMIKVERFKSSKRKSAYAYKLTPHGIEELGRLTLSFLKLKIKEHDEIKNEIKKLAEQLGQFDYNSEDK from the coding sequence ATGTCAAAACTAAACCAAAAATCAAATATAGATAACCAAATAAGACTTAAACTTTTAAATCTTTTAAAATCAAACCCAGAGATGTCCCAGCGGGAAATGATGAAAGAAATGAAAGTAAGCCTTGGCAAAATCAATTATTGCATTTCCAATTTAACAGAAAAGGGAATGATCAAAGTTGAAAGATTTAAAAGCTCAAAAAGAAAATCAGCCTATGCATACAAGCTTACTCCCCACGGAATTGAAGAATTGGGAAGACTTACCCTAAGCTTTTTAAAATTAAAAATTAAAGAACACGATGAGATAAAAAACGAAATAAAAAAACTGGCCGAGCAACTAGGGCAGTTTGACTATAATAGCGAAGATAAATAA
- a CDS encoding nucleotidyltransferase domain-containing protein — MCYGLKQTTIESIKNVFSRYLQVEQVIIYGSRAKGNYKNGSDIDLTLKGDGLSLILMNKIAIELDDLLLPYTFDLSVYNHIENYDLTDHIQRVGKIFYKRKEKIGQHRKNILK, encoded by the coding sequence ATGTGCTATGGACTAAAACAAACAACAATAGAATCTATTAAAAATGTATTCAGCAGATATTTGCAGGTTGAGCAGGTTATTATCTATGGTTCCAGAGCAAAGGGAAATTATAAAAATGGTTCGGATATTGATTTAACTTTAAAAGGTGATGGCCTAAGCCTGATACTCATGAATAAAATTGCCATTGAACTTGATGATCTTTTGTTACCATATACCTTTGATCTTTCAGTCTATAATCATATTGAAAATTATGATTTAACAGATCACATCCAGCGGGTTGGAAAGATTTTTTATAAGCGAAAAGAAAAAATTGGGCAGCACCGCAAGAACATCCTAAAATAA
- a CDS encoding endonuclease/exonuclease/phosphatase family protein has product MNVKSFSIMTFNIRFGLAKDSDNLWEDRKESVIKIIKEKNPDFIGIQEVNDFQLKFLKKNLKDYKVTGIYNKNNPRWQQLPVFYKKTWECILSEHFFLSDTPYKESKFTESQWPRQTVTTLFRQNQSIVSITNAHFDFKDKVQVKSADLIRHKLSCLNSKIPKILCGDFNADPTGKCYHQFIFKNPPEFKDPFSTIQSATFHGFTGVPNTGRIDWILYSGNLSPISKEIIKYNENGKYPSDHFPVYVKFNLNPKD; this is encoded by the coding sequence ATGAATGTCAAATCTTTTTCAATAATGACTTTTAATATACGCTTTGGCCTTGCCAAAGATTCAGATAATCTATGGGAAGACAGAAAAGAAAGTGTGATTAAAATTATCAAAGAAAAAAATCCTGATTTTATAGGAATTCAGGAAGTTAATGATTTCCAGCTCAAATTTTTAAAAAAAAATTTAAAAGACTATAAAGTAACTGGAATCTACAATAAAAACAATCCACGCTGGCAGCAGCTTCCTGTTTTTTATAAAAAAACCTGGGAATGTATTTTAAGCGAACATTTCTTTTTAAGTGATACTCCCTATAAAGAAAGCAAGTTTACTGAAAGCCAATGGCCAAGACAAACTGTAACCACACTTTTCAGGCAAAACCAATCAATTGTTTCAATTACAAATGCCCATTTTGATTTTAAAGACAAAGTACAAGTGAAAAGTGCTGATTTAATCCGCCATAAATTGTCCTGCTTAAACAGTAAAATCCCTAAAATTTTATGTGGTGACTTTAATGCAGATCCTACGGGAAAATGCTATCATCAATTTATATTTAAAAATCCCCCTGAATTTAAAGATCCTTTTTCCACAATTCAGTCTGCAACTTTCCATGGATTTACAGGAGTTCCAAATACAGGAAGAATTGACTGGATTTTATACAGCGGAAATTTATCTCCAATTTCAAAAGAAATAATAAAATACAATGAAAACGGCAAATATCCTTCTGATCATTTTCCTGTATATGTAAAATTTAATTTAAATCCAAAAGACTAA
- a CDS encoding transglycosylase SLT domain-containing protein — translation MKQINVLYLFVLIFLFLPGCSTAEPGLIEILNSVNKVYLCGKEVPLDKNNSRERLEKELLLISNNKPQVILWLKRSARYFPQIEKILKEQNLPDDLKYVSVIESALIPHIRSPKNALGFWQFISSTGSLYGLKIDRSIDERCDLEKSTLAASMYFKDLYEKFENWELAFSAYNIGELRIKAELQAQSADNYYDLWLPEETMRYVFRIIAAKIVFENRDKFGFSMAKSDYYKPFNTKEVKLELENTIPGSIPAHALGLSLYEFKLLNTKIVGDYLTQGSVDIKIPENIKTKKFLKKFEKLKNKWIEEHTRFYYSVQKGDSLIKISEEFQVRTKDILEWNELNYRDFIYPGQKLIIKTNLKNLKD, via the coding sequence ATGAAACAAATTAATGTTTTATATTTGTTTGTTTTAATTTTTCTTTTTTTACCGGGATGCTCAACAGCAGAACCTGGTCTTATTGAAATTTTAAATTCTGTAAACAAAGTTTATTTATGCGGTAAAGAAGTACCTTTAGATAAAAACAATTCCAGGGAAAGACTTGAAAAAGAATTGCTTCTTATTTCCAATAATAAGCCCCAGGTTATTTTGTGGCTGAAAAGGTCGGCAAGATATTTTCCCCAAATAGAAAAAATATTAAAAGAGCAAAATTTACCAGATGATTTAAAATATGTTTCTGTAATTGAAAGTGCCTTAATACCTCATATAAGATCTCCAAAAAATGCCCTTGGTTTTTGGCAGTTTATCAGTTCAACAGGAAGTTTATATGGCTTAAAAATTGATAGATCCATTGATGAAAGATGCGATTTAGAAAAATCAACCCTTGCTGCTTCAATGTATTTTAAAGATTTGTATGAAAAATTTGAAAACTGGGAACTTGCTTTTTCAGCATACAATATAGGAGAACTTAGGATAAAAGCCGAGCTTCAAGCCCAGTCAGCAGATAATTATTATGATCTTTGGCTTCCTGAAGAAACCATGAGATATGTTTTTAGAATAATTGCCGCCAAAATTGTTTTTGAAAATAGAGATAAATTTGGTTTTTCAATGGCAAAGTCAGACTATTATAAGCCTTTTAATACTAAAGAAGTAAAACTTGAACTGGAAAACACAATTCCAGGGTCAATTCCAGCCCATGCCCTTGGTTTGTCTTTATATGAGTTTAAATTATTGAATACAAAAATTGTTGGGGATTATTTAACCCAAGGTTCTGTAGATATTAAGATCCCTGAAAATATTAAAACTAAAAAGTTTTTAAAAAAATTTGAAAAACTCAAAAACAAATGGATTGAAGAGCACACAAGATTTTATTATTCAGTACAAAAAGGCGATTCATTAATAAAAATATCAGAAGAATTTCAAGTAAGAACAAAAGATATTTTAGAATGGAATGAGCTTAATTACAGGGATTTTATTTATCCCGGCCAAAAACTCATTATAAAAACTAATTTGAAAAACTTAAAAGATTAG
- a CDS encoding nucleotidyltransferase substrate binding protein has protein sequence MTLKNKDIRWEQRFGNYKKALSQLKKFIDKGELSELENQGLVKAFEYTFELAWNTLKDFLEYQGQTDLFGSRDTIRKAFNLNLIENGDGWMDMLKSRNQTSHTYNEETAEEICKAVTVVYYPLFHQLKSRLENLQSGMT, from the coding sequence ATGACATTAAAGAATAAAGATATCCGCTGGGAACAGCGTTTTGGAAATTATAAAAAAGCCTTGAGCCAGTTAAAAAAATTTATTGATAAGGGAGAGTTGTCAGAGCTTGAAAATCAAGGACTTGTTAAAGCCTTTGAATATACTTTTGAGCTTGCCTGGAATACATTGAAGGACTTTCTCGAATACCAGGGGCAGACTGATCTTTTTGGTTCAAGAGACACTATTAGAAAAGCCTTTAATCTAAATCTCATTGAAAATGGTGATGGCTGGATGGATATGCTGAAAAGCCGAAATCAAACATCGCATACTTATAATGAAGAGACAGCAGAAGAAATCTGTAAAGCTGTTACAGTCGTTTATTACCCACTTTTTCATCAATTGAAAAGCCGACTGGAAAATTTGCAGTCCGGCATGACTTAA
- a CDS encoding thioredoxin family protein, translating to MDLSDKANIENKELDLIKGNDDFFDNLKVFMEELKTQFSWIDFKVKKGKNSKIEFNDLSFYGVPEGHLLDYFIKFINLPQIKSQSKEFDQNLFVSSMCPNCPKALDSLIKFLEKNTIKTNIYFCDHSLYYSQKYNVMSVPCLLIKKDNKEIQRLVGDLSIDDLEVVFKEKNKEELSSKYFQNIIEQGNAEEIAEMILSEKKVFSGFVSLFFASTMSLRVGAVVAGEYLIEKSADLFEELIEKLYENYLDSSVEIKGDILYLLSLSENKSKWIKELENIKKNETNILLIEMIDDSLETLNN from the coding sequence ATGGATTTATCTGATAAGGCAAATATTGAAAATAAAGAACTGGATTTAATAAAAGGAAATGATGATTTTTTTGATAATTTAAAAGTTTTTATGGAAGAACTTAAAACTCAATTTTCATGGATTGATTTTAAAGTAAAAAAGGGCAAAAATTCTAAAATTGAATTTAATGATTTATCTTTTTACGGAGTTCCAGAGGGCCATCTTTTAGATTATTTTATAAAATTTATAAATTTACCCCAAATAAAATCTCAATCAAAAGAATTTGACCAAAATCTTTTTGTATCATCAATGTGTCCAAATTGTCCCAAAGCTTTGGATTCTTTGATTAAATTTTTAGAAAAAAACACAATAAAAACAAATATTTATTTTTGTGATCACAGTCTTTATTATTCTCAAAAATATAATGTAATGTCTGTTCCCTGTCTTTTAATAAAAAAAGATAATAAAGAAATTCAAAGACTTGTAGGCGATTTAAGTATTGATGATTTAGAAGTTGTTTTTAAAGAAAAAAATAAAGAAGAGCTAAGTTCCAAATATTTTCAAAATATAATTGAACAGGGAAATGCAGAAGAAATTGCAGAAATGATTTTATCTGAAAAAAAGGTTTTTTCAGGGTTTGTATCTTTATTTTTTGCTTCTACTATGAGTCTTAGGGTTGGTGCTGTTGTAGCTGGTGAATATTTAATTGAAAAGTCGGCAGATTTATTTGAAGAACTTATAGAAAAACTTTATGAAAACTATTTGGATTCTTCTGTTGAAATTAAAGGTGATATTTTGTATTTGCTGTCTTTATCTGAAAACAAATCCAAATGGATAAAAGAGCTTGAAAATATTAAAAAAAATGAAACAAATATCCTTTTAATTGAAATGATTGATGATTCTTTAGAAACCCTGAACAATTGA
- a CDS encoding TIGR01777 family oxidoreductase, translated as MKITIVGGFGFVGKNIINELIKKNYEIVSIDIAKPEFEIKNYKYVSADTSAKGDWQEEIKTSDAVINLAGATIFKFWTKKYKNLIYNSRILTTQNIVNAIDENRETVLINTSAAGYYGNRNNELLNEESLPGNGFLSKVCIDWEKEALKAKEKNTRVCIMRFGIVLGKDGGALLQMLPFAKLMLNPVLGSGKNFFPWIHIKDLANACVFLLENKNANGAFNFTSPGFSTQKEFTKTLGKVLGRPGFLSIPEFAIKLFAGEFGQNLLMSQKAQPENLLNSGFQFSHDNLENALKNLL; from the coding sequence ATGAAAATCACTATTGTTGGAGGTTTTGGCTTTGTAGGAAAAAATATTATAAATGAATTAATTAAAAAAAATTATGAAATTGTTTCAATAGATATTGCAAAACCTGAGTTTGAAATTAAAAACTATAAATATGTTTCTGCTGATACAAGTGCAAAAGGAGATTGGCAAGAAGAAATAAAAACTTCAGATGCTGTAATAAATCTTGCCGGAGCAACCATTTTTAAGTTTTGGACTAAAAAATATAAAAATCTTATTTATAATTCCAGAATTCTTACAACTCAAAATATTGTTAATGCCATTGATGAAAACAGGGAAACTGTTTTAATAAACACTTCTGCAGCAGGTTATTATGGAAATAGAAATAATGAACTTCTTAATGAAGAAAGTTTACCTGGAAATGGCTTTTTGTCTAAAGTTTGTATTGACTGGGAAAAAGAAGCCTTAAAAGCAAAAGAAAAAAATACCAGGGTTTGTATAATGAGATTTGGAATTGTTCTTGGAAAAGATGGAGGAGCCTTGCTTCAGATGCTTCCATTTGCAAAACTTATGCTAAATCCTGTTCTTGGTTCTGGAAAAAACTTTTTCCCCTGGATTCATATTAAAGATTTGGCCAATGCCTGTGTTTTTCTTCTTGAAAACAAAAATGCAAATGGAGCTTTTAATTTTACTTCTCCAGGGTTTTCTACTCAAAAAGAATTTACCAAAACCCTTGGTAAAGTACTTGGCAGGCCTGGGTTTTTATCAATTCCTGAATTTGCTATAAAACTTTTTGCAGGGGAATTTGGACAAAATCTTCTTATGAGCCAGAAAGCTCAGCCTGAAAATCTTTTAAACAGCGGATTTCAGTTTTCCCATGACAATTTAGAAAATGCTCTTAAAAATCTTTTATAA
- a CDS encoding MFS transporter encodes MESQFSGNKWLTFVLVAFGVFMSTLDGSIVNIALPAILDDFDERLAIVEWVVMIYLLTITSFLLACGKLSDIYGHKKIYIIGLLLFSLSSLMCGLSTNIYFLIFSRMFQGFSSAMIMACTPALLVFSFPESERGKVFGINAMVVALGLTSGPAIGGLFVDLYSWRMIFFINVPIGILGAIGSYFILKNFKLSTQDKDFDFKGSFFAAISIGSFLLVLTHGYEWGYKSFKLIGFSLVFLIFFTLFLFNEKNVKNPILNLKIFKNRMLSITSLSSTILFMILFIIIFLMPFYLIKAKGLDSTTSGYIMMTPFAFLFVVSPISGNLSDYLGSRILCTLGMIIIFFGVLLCVFLDIDSSIKDVVLRLCLIGIGTSIFVSPNSAALMTSIPENIKGTGGAIMAAARNLGMVLGIAMAGSLFNFYFKSASGGKNLSNYSPEMNPAFIEAFQFTMTATAVLALSAAVITAFRGKELKRHGRK; translated from the coding sequence ATGGAATCTCAGTTTTCTGGTAATAAATGGCTGACCTTTGTGCTTGTTGCGTTTGGGGTTTTTATGTCTACTCTTGATGGTTCAATTGTAAATATAGCTCTTCCTGCAATTTTAGATGATTTTGATGAAAGACTTGCCATAGTTGAATGGGTGGTGATGATTTATCTTTTGACCATTACTTCTTTTCTTTTGGCGTGTGGAAAACTTTCAGATATTTATGGTCATAAAAAAATATATATAATAGGACTTTTGCTTTTTTCCTTGTCGTCGTTGATGTGCGGACTTTCTACTAATATTTATTTTCTTATTTTTTCAAGAATGTTTCAGGGGTTTTCTTCAGCAATGATAATGGCCTGTACTCCTGCACTTCTTGTTTTTTCCTTTCCAGAATCAGAAAGGGGAAAAGTTTTTGGAATAAATGCAATGGTGGTTGCCTTAGGACTTACCTCAGGTCCTGCAATTGGGGGATTGTTTGTAGATCTTTATTCATGGAGAATGATATTTTTTATAAATGTTCCCATTGGAATTTTGGGTGCCATTGGCTCGTATTTTATACTTAAAAACTTTAAACTAAGCACCCAGGACAAGGATTTTGACTTTAAAGGTTCTTTTTTTGCGGCAATTTCCATTGGAAGTTTTCTTCTTGTGCTTACCCATGGTTATGAATGGGGATATAAATCATTTAAATTAATAGGTTTTTCTTTGGTGTTTTTAATATTTTTCACTTTGTTTTTATTTAATGAAAAAAATGTTAAAAATCCAATACTTAACTTAAAAATATTTAAAAACAGAATGCTTTCAATCACTTCTTTATCCAGTACTATTCTTTTTATGATTTTATTTATAATTATTTTTCTCATGCCTTTTTATCTTATAAAAGCAAAAGGTCTGGATTCAACTACCTCTGGATATATAATGATGACACCTTTTGCTTTTCTTTTTGTTGTTTCACCAATATCTGGAAATCTTTCTGATTATCTTGGATCAAGAATTCTTTGTACCCTTGGGATGATAATTATATTTTTTGGAGTATTGCTTTGTGTTTTTCTAGATATTGATTCATCTATTAAAGATGTTGTGTTAAGACTTTGTCTTATAGGAATTGGAACTTCAATTTTTGTATCTCCAAACAGTGCTGCTCTTATGACTTCCATTCCAGAAAATATAAAAGGAACAGGAGGGGCAATTATGGCAGCTGCAAGAAACCTTGGAATGGTTCTTGGAATTGCAATGGCAGGCTCTTTGTTTAATTTTTATTTTAAATCTGCCTCAGGTGGAAAAAACCTGAGCAATTATTCCCCTGAAATGAATCCTGCTTTTATTGAAGCATTTCAGTTCACCATGACAGCAACCGCTGTTCTTGCCCTGTCTGCGGCTGTAATCACAGCATTCAGAGGAAAAGAACTTAAACGACATGGGAGGAAATAA